In the Gossypium raimondii isolate GPD5lz chromosome 9, ASM2569854v1, whole genome shotgun sequence genome, one interval contains:
- the LOC105798021 gene encoding inactive TPR repeat-containing thioredoxin TTL3, which produces MSGRQSFDSQTPRHRHSLSFASTDHIEMNKPDFKQLDLLASPVSPLLPTHNGSTAALTTTSGNSSTSSAGSVSSKSSTHFSGEFSDKTSSIPGSVSTNRNLRPGHRRSVSAGPPLIYSGSSFSGATSSSSSSSSSPVCSIPTTTNILPSGNICPSGKILKTMGLRTSNKTDTLGAGKGNYGHGSIIRGGGGAKLGTTADPEEMKKAGNEMYKRGNFLEALALYDKAISISPENAAYRSNRSAALAAVGRLGEAVKECEEAVRLDPGYSRAHQRLSSLYLRLGLPDNVRRHLCFPGQQSDPAELLKLQLLENHINRCADARKIGDWKTVIREIDAAIAVGADSSPQLIACKAEAFLKLHQIDDSDSCLSNISNLEKYTPSSQIRYFGMVAEAYALFVQAQVEMALGRFENAVSAAEKARRIDYNNVEIAVVLNNVKMVARARSQGNDFFNAGRYAEACSAYGEGLKYDSSSSVLYCNRAVCWSKLGLWEKSVEDCNQALRIQPNYLKALLRRAASNAKLGRWTDAVRDYELLRKELPGDNEVAESLHNAQVALKKSRGMGVLNMKISGEVEEISSLERFKTAISTPGVSVVHFKVATNEQCEEISPFVNLLCVRYPSIHFYKVDVEESIAVGKAESIRMVPTFKIYKNGNKVKEMISPTHQFLEDSLRNYIL; this is translated from the exons ATGTCTGGACGACAAAGCTTTGATTCCCAAACCCCTCGCCACCGTCACTCACTCAGTTTTGCATCTACCGACCACATTGAAATGAACAAGCCTGACTTCAAACAACTCGATCTGTTGGCTTCACCTGTTTCACCATTGCTCCCTACCCACAATGGAAGTACTGCAGCCCTCACTACAACATCTGGTAATAGCTCTACCTCATCCGCCGGTTCCGTTTCCAGCAAAAGCAGTACCCATTTCTCAGGGGAGTTTTCGGACAAAACTTCATCTATACCCGGATCTGTCTCAACAAACCGGAATCTTAGGCCGGGTCATAGGAGATCCGTCTCTGCTGGGCCTCCTTTAATCTACTCTGGTTCAAGCTTCAGTGGAGcaacctcttcttcttcttcttcttcatcctcTCCTGTTTGTTCTATCCCAACCACGACAAATATTTTACCCAGTGGTAACATTTGCCCGTCTGGGAAAATCCTAAAAACCATGGGCTTACGTACCTCTAACAAGACCGACACGCTTGGTGCTGGCAAAGGAAACTATGGACATGGCAGCATAATTCGTGGTGGTGGCGGTGCTAAATTGGGGACTACTGCTGATCctgaagaaatgaagaaagcTGGTAATGAGATGTATAAAAGAGGGAATTTTTTGGAAGCGTTGGCATTGTATGATAAAGCAATATCTATTTCACCGGAAAATGCTGCTTACCGAAGTAACAGGTCAGCAGCGTTGGCGGCGGTGGGAAGGTTGGGAGAAGCCGTCAAGGAGTGTGAGGAGGCTGTTAGATTGGACCCTGGTTATAGCAGAGCTCATCAGAGGTTGTCTTCCCTTTATCTTAG GTTAGGTTTGCCTGATAATGTTAGACGCCACCTATGTTTTCCAGGGCAACAATCAGATCCAGCTGAGTTACTTAAGTTGCAGTTGTTGGAAAATCATATTAATCGATGCGCAGATGCTCGAAAGATTGGTGATTGGAAGACTGTAATAAGGGAAATTGATGCAGCAATAGCTGTTGGTGCAGACTCGTCTCCCCAG CTCATTGCTTGTAAAGCAGAAGCCTTTTTGAAGCTCCACCAAATTGATGACTCGGATTCCTGCTTATCGAACATTTCGAACTTGGAGAAATATACTCCCTCTTCACAGATTAGGTACTTTGGTATGGTGGCTGAAGCTTATGCCCTTTTTGTTCAAGCCCAAGTTGAGATGGCATTGGGAAG ATTTGAGAATGCAGTTTCTGCAGCAGAGAAGGCCAGACGGATTGATTACAACAATGTTGAAATTGCAGTGGTATTAAATAATGTGAAAATGGTAGCAAGAGCACGGTCACAAGGCAATGACTTTTTCAATGCCGGAAGATATGCTGAAGCCTGCTCTGCTTATGGGGAAGGGCTCAAATATGATAGCTCTAGCTCTGTTCTATACTGCAATAGAGCAGTTTGTTGGTCTAAACTTGGACTCTGGGAAAAATCTGTAGAGGACTGCAACCAGGCTCTTAGGATCCAACCAAATTACCTAAAAGCCTTACTTCGAAGGGCTGCCTCGAACGCAAAG CTTGGACGGTGGACAGATGCTGTGAGAGATTACGAGCTCTTGAGAAAGGAACTTCCTGGAGACAATGAAGTAGCTGAGTCTCTACATAATGCACAGGTTGCACTGAAGAAATCCCGTGGAATGGGCGTTCTTAACATGAAAATCAGCGGTGAAGTAGAAGAAATTTCTAGCCTAGAGAGATTCAAAACTGCAATATCGACACCAG GGGTATCAGTGGTCCACTTTAAAGTGGCAACCAATGAACAATGTGAAGAAATATCCCCATTCGTAAATTTGCTTTGTGTTCGGTATCCATCTATACATTTTTACAAG GTGGATGTAGAGGAAAGCATAGCAGTGGGAAAAGCAGAGAGTATAAGAATGGTCCCtacttttaagatttataaGAATGGAAACAAAGTGAAGGAGATGATCAGCCCTACCCATCAGTTCCTGGAGGACTCATTGAGGAACTATATTCTATAG